Proteins co-encoded in one Malus sylvestris chromosome 9, drMalSylv7.2, whole genome shotgun sequence genomic window:
- the LOC126582564 gene encoding putative pentatricopeptide repeat-containing protein At1g26500 yields MLIRQRTRPLLILNFFRRFTTTESTQPQLATAAPSPVDPAHLLRVCTILYQQQNSPESRLHSNLNSSAFQLTHEFFLQVCNSFPLSWRPVYLFFRYTQSHHPRFTHTAVSFNKMLDVIGKSRNIQLFWDTLHEMGRRRLVNRKTFLIAVRTLAKARELNKCVDFFHAMNGFGFGYDLGNLNMVVEDLCGSKLVVEARFLVLKLKESIRPDGFTYRCLIQGFCDVGDLIEASKIWNLMVEEGFDPDIDAVEKMMETLFKTNRYGEALKVFQMMRVSRMEDLGLSTYRLVIEWMCKRGKIEEAHEVFEEMHKRRIEADNLTLASLVYGLLARGRVTMAFKAVEGIEKPDISLYHGLIKGLLRLRKARDATEVFREMIRRRCEPNMHTYIMLLQGHLGKRGRKGSDPLVNFDTIFVGGLVKAVKSLEATKYVERVIKRGLEVPRFDYNKFLHYYSNEEGVEMFEEVGKKFREVGLVDLADIFQRYGEKMATRDGRRNRAGET; encoded by the coding sequence ATGCTAATCAGACAAAGAACAAGGCCCCTCCTAATCCTAAATTTCTTCCGCCGGTTCACGACAACCGAATCGACTCAGCCCCAACTCGCCACCGCCGCCCCATCCCCGGTCGACCCGGCCCACCTCCTCCGGGTCTGCACCATTCTCTACCAGCAACAGAACTCGCCCGAGTCACGTCTCCACTCGAACCTCAACTCCTCCGCCTTCCAACTCACCCACGAGTTCTTCCTCCAGGTCTGCAACTCCTTCCCCCTTTCATGGCGGCCCGTCTACCTCTTCTTCCGCTACACTCAGTCCCACCACCCCCGTTTCACCCACACCGCCGTCTCCTTCAACAAAATGCTCGACGTCATCGGCAAGTCCAGGAACATCCAGCTCTTCTGGGACACCCTCCATGAGATGGGACGTCGTCGTTTGGTGAATCGCAAGACTTTTCTGATTGCTGTCAGGACGCTGGCCAAGGCCAGGGAGTTGAACAAGTGTGTAGATTTCTTTCACGCCATGAATGGGTTTGGATTCGGGTACGATTTGGGGAATTTGAATATGGTGGTTGAGGATTTGTGTGGGTCGAAGCTCGTCGTTGAGGCGAGATTTCTGGTTTTGAAGCTGAAGGAATCGATTCGGCCCGATGGGTTTACTTACAGGTGTTTGATTCAAGGTTTTTGCGATGTGGGTGATTTGATCGAGGCTTCAAAGATTTGGAATTTGATGGTGGAAGAAGGGTTCGACCCGGATATCGATGCCGTTGAGAAGATGATGGAGACCCTTTTCAAGACGAATCGATACGGCGAGGCGCTGAAGGTTTTCCAAATGATGAGGGTGAGCAGAATGGAGGATTTGGGTCTCTCAACTTACAGGCTTGTGATTGAGTGGATGTGTAAAAGGGGCAAGATTGAGGAAGCACATGAGGTGTTCGAGGAAATGCACAAGAGAAGGATTGAGGCAGATAATTTGACATTGGCGTCACTGGTTTACGGGCTTTTAGCAAGAGGACGAGTTACAATGGCGTTCAAGGCTGTGGAAGGGATCGAAAAGCCAGATATTAGCTTGTACCATGGGTTGATCAAGGGGCTTTTGAGGTTGAGAAAGGCGCGCGACGCGACGGAAGTGTTTAGGGAGATGATCAGAAGACGGTGTGAGCCTAACATGCACACTTATATCATGCTATTGCAAGGACATCTGGGGAAGAGGGGGAGGAAGGGATCGGATCCTCTGGTGAATTTCGACACCATTTTTGTTGGGGGTTTGGTGAAGGCAGTGAAGTCGTTGGAAGCCACCAAGTATGTGGAGAGGGTGATTAAAAGAGGACTCGAGGTCCCTAGATTTGATTACAACAAGTTTTTGCACTATTACTCAAATGAAGAAGGGGTGGAGATGTTTGAGGAGGTGGGGAAGAAGTTCAGGGAGGTCGGGTTGGTGGATTTGGCGGATATTTTTCAGAGGTACGGGGAGAAAATGGCGACGAGAGATGGAAGAAGAAATAGGGCAGGAGAGACGTGA
- the LOC126582563 gene encoding late embryogenesis abundant protein At3g53040-like, whose translation MASSKQMKEETAAKAAARLAADEPAEETVVVETTYVTDDQGRPIEFAQREEKPGVFGSMMKAVTGTLEHAKEAVVGKPHEESQVQEKGKEYKDYTTQKAKETTDAAGEKINEYTETAEEKAKQTAEKANETKEAAKGKVGEYADYTAEKAKETKDTAAQKANEAAQKAKETKDSAAQKAKEAKDATMEKAGEYTNYAAEKAKEAKDTTVNKAGEYTNYTAEKAKEAKDTTTNKAGEYTNYAAEKAKEAKDTTFNKAGEYTNYAAEKAKEAKDETVKTAKETKDCTAEKAKEGTDTTVSKLGQLKDTAAGAAQKAMDYLSGKKEETKQKAAETAEKTKDTTYETAEKAKEKLSETEEEARRKMEQLKLQGKEYKDEDADRAREARDIEAEKGQAAKENIFSSIGSIPGAIKSKLTHPTDVVEESRAAREKRSTGKRTVPVVEGVEVDVAETRPGAVASKLYESDQMHGQNFNDVGRLDEDCKTQVEIRIDDEGKRVERLHKM comes from the exons ATGGCGTCGTCGAAGCAAATGAAGGAGGAGACAGCTGCCAAGGCAGCAGCGAGGCTCGCTGCCGATGAACCGGCGGAAGAGACTGTCGTGGTGGAGACTACTTATGTGACTGATGACCAGGGGAGGCCAATAGAGTTTGCACAGCGCGAGGAGAAGCCCGGTGTTTTCGGGTCGATGATGAAGGCAGTGACGGGGACTTTAGAGCATGCCAAGGAAGCTGTGGTGGGGAAACCCCACGAAGAAAGTCAGGTTCAAGAGAAGGGCAAGGAGTATAAAGACTACACCACCCAGAAGGCGAAAGAGACCACTGATGCAGCCGGGGAGAAGATAAACGAGTATACTGAAACCGCTGAGGAGAAAGCGAAGCAGACCGCGGAGAAGGCAAATGAGACGAAGGAAGCGGCTAAGGGGAAGGTGGGTGAGTATGCGGATTACACAGCTGAAAAGGCGAAGGAAACTAAGGACACCGCTGCTCAGAAGGCGAACGAGGCTGCTCAAAAAGCGAAGGAGACAAAGGACAGCGCGGCTCAGAAGGCAAAGGAGGCAAAGGATGCAACAATGGAGAAAGCGGGCGAGTATACAAACTATGCAGCTGAGAAGGCAAAGGAGGCGAAGGACACAACTGTGAACAAAGCTGGCGAGTACACCAACTACACCGCCGAGAAGGCGAAGGAGGCCAAGGACACAACGACGAACAAAGCCGGCGAGTACACCAACTACGCCGCCGAGAAGGCGAAGGAGGCCAAGGACACTACGTTCAACAAAGCTGGTGAATATACCAACTATGCGGCTGAGAAGGCCAAGGAGGCTAAGGATGAGACGGTCAAGACAGCAAAGGAAACCAAGGACTGCACGGCTGAGAAGGCTAAAGAAGGGACGGATACTACCGTGAGCAAGTTGGGTCAGCTAAAGGATACCGCTGCCGGTGCCGCTCAAAAGGCCATGGACTACTTGTCCGGCAAGAAGGAGGAGACCAAACAGAAGGCTGCCGAGACTGCCgagaaaacaaaagacacgactTATGAGACTGCAGAGAAAGCGAAG gagAAACTGAGTGAGACTGAGGAGGAAGCGAGGAGAAAGATGGAGCAGTTGAAGTTGCAAGGAAAAGAGTACAAGGATGAAGATGCTGACAGGGCACGTGAGGCACGTGACATCGAGGCCGAGAAAGGGCAGGCAGCGAAGGAAAACATATTCAGCTCGATTGGGAGCATTCCTGGTGCCATCAAAAGCAAGTTGACTCATCCTACGGATGTGGTGGAGGAATCACGTGCCGCACGTGAGAAAAGGAGTACGGGGAAAAGGACCGTTCCTGTTGTGGAGGGGGTGGAGGTTGATGTGGCGGAGACGAGGCCTGGTGCCGTTGCAAGCAAGTTGTACGAGTCGGACCAGATGCATGGTCAAAACTTCAACGACGTGGGTCGTTTGGACGAGGATTGTAAAACGCAAGTGGAGATCCGCATTGATGACGAGGGCAAACGCGTGGAGCGCCTCCACAAAATGTGA